From Polaribacter butkevichii, a single genomic window includes:
- a CDS encoding Gfo/Idh/MocA family oxidoreductase, giving the protein MKNFALIGAAGYIAPRHLKAIKETNNQLIAALDKFDSVGVMDSFFPKADFFVEFERFDRHIEKLKRGGTHLDYVSICTPNYLHDSHIRMALRRGADAICEKPLVLNPWNVDALKDIEKESGQKINTILQLRLHPSIIALKNKVAVENKAGKYDVDLTYITSRGRWYDISWKGDESKSGGIATNIGVHFYDMLSWIFGEVQENIVHVREKDKSAGYLEFKNARVRWFLSINEDDLPEDIKEKGQRTFRSITIDDQELEFSAGFTDLHTKSYEQILKGNGFGLKESEASIKIVHNIRNTSISTIGEKHPFIK; this is encoded by the coding sequence ATGAAAAATTTTGCATTAATAGGTGCTGCAGGATATATTGCGCCAAGACATTTAAAAGCTATTAAGGAAACAAATAACCAGTTAATTGCTGCTTTAGATAAGTTTGATAGTGTTGGTGTAATGGATAGTTTTTTTCCGAAAGCAGATTTTTTTGTAGAATTTGAAAGATTTGATCGCCATATAGAAAAATTAAAAAGAGGTGGTACACATTTAGATTATGTAAGTATTTGTACGCCTAATTATTTGCATGATTCTCATATTAGAATGGCATTAAGAAGAGGTGCCGATGCTATTTGTGAAAAACCATTAGTTTTAAATCCTTGGAATGTTGATGCTTTAAAAGATATCGAAAAAGAATCTGGGCAAAAAATAAATACAATTTTACAATTAAGACTACACCCAAGTATTATTGCATTAAAAAACAAAGTAGCAGTAGAAAATAAAGCGGGTAAATACGATGTAGATTTAACATATATTACCTCTAGAGGCAGATGGTATGATATTTCTTGGAAAGGAGATGAAAGTAAATCCGGAGGAATTGCAACAAATATTGGAGTCCATTTTTACGACATGCTTTCATGGATTTTTGGGGAAGTTCAAGAAAATATAGTACATGTTAGAGAGAAAGATAAGTCGGCAGGATATTTAGAATTTAAAAATGCTAGAGTACGCTGGTTTTTATCAATTAATGAGGATGATTTACCAGAAGACATAAAAGAAAAAGGACAAAGAACTTTTAGGTCCATCACTATTGATGATCAAGAATTAGAGTTTAGTGCTGGTTTTACAGATTTACATACTAAAAGTTACGAACAAATATTAAAAGGAAACGGTTTTGGGTTAAAAGAGTCGGAAGCATCCATAAAAATTGTTCATAATATACGAAACACATCCATCAGTACAATTGGAGAAAAACACCCGTTTATTAAGTAA